From Paenibacillus sp. PvR098:
TTTATTGACCCATCGATTTGTTCTCCCTTAATCTTAAAAGACTCAGTTATTTTAAGGCCTTCATATTCCGCCAAGTCCTGAAGCAGTTTTTCTAGCTTATACCCTCTCTCTTGGGTCGATATAGTCACATCACTATAGAGCCTGATAAAATCGTTATTCAGACTTGACAGAGATATCCTTTGCATTTGAGCGGCTCTAGCTGCTTCCTGTTGACGACGTTCCTCTTTTACTTTAGCATCGCGTATTTCTTGTACTTGCTTCAAATGATTAATACACCGCAATGCTTCAGCTTCATCCAGCTTCTTTAGCTTCTTGAAATAATAAGGGTCAAAGTGGTTCCATTCTTTTAAAGATACGAGCATTGCTCTAAACTGCCCCCACCCTCCATCGTCCCTAGAATGAAGTGCTTGAAAAACTCGATCGACTATTTGGGCACGGTTCAAGCTTTCTTCATTGTAGTTTTTGACAACGGCTAAATCCCGTGAAGTACAGTTATTATTCTTTAAAAAGTCAACAATTTGCTCTTTTGGCCAAAATATTGCTAGTATGCACGCCCTCATCGCATCAGCAATATCTTTTGGGAACTTTATTGACACGTCAGACTTTCAACTCCTCATAGAATTCTTAATAGGAAAAATGGTACAATGTTGGGGGTGAATACCTAGATGTCCATAGCGCAGGTGATAACATGACAAACAATAACCAAAAGACTTATGATTCCATTCTATCAAAAATTCGAGCAAATTATGAAGATGTAAGTTTAGCAGAGCTTAAGCGAATATCGGAAATCATATGTAGCCGCTATACAGGCAGTGATATCATCCTGAGTCAACTTTCAAATAAGGAATTAATGGGAAATATGGATTACTTTTCAAGGTCCTATTTTGAGCTGGTAAATTACAAAAAAGTGTGGGGATCCGGTTCTAAGCACTACATACTCAGCTCGTTATTTAAATCAAGTTACGGTCTGAGCTCCGAAAGTCGGAAAAGAATATTCGCTGAGAAAGAGTTGTTTATTGAGCAAGATAATGTTGGATATGGCAATAGGTCCGGATTCGCTCATTTTAAGTTTTTTGTAAGGGGGAAAATCCCTTATTTATTTTTAGTTCATGAATACGGATACAACAGTATTACCAACAAAATAGAAGAGCTAGTAACAACAATTGAAAATGAATTTTTGCATGATATTGGTTTTGATATAATTAAAGATGAAGTGCAGATTTTTTATAAAGACGTCGGTGAGCATTATGACCAGGTAACACTTCAGCTAGAGATGAAGAATCCGAAGTGGAGAAGTCTTGAAATGCATGAACAA
This genomic window contains:
- a CDS encoding restriction endonuclease — its product is MSIKFPKDIADAMRACILAIFWPKEQIVDFLKNNNCTSRDLAVVKNYNEESLNRAQIVDRVFQALHSRDDGGWGQFRAMLVSLKEWNHFDPYYFKKLKKLDEAEALRCINHLKQVQEIRDAKVKEERRQQEAARAAQMQRISLSSLNNDFIRLYSDVTISTQERGYKLEKLLQDLAEYEGLKITESFKIKGEQIDGSIKFDGENYIVEAKWHDALTASDALYHFAYKVEGKMYGRGFFVSINGYSRDSVSALTSGKSIKTILIDGGDLSFVFGGNISFSDMLDAKVRAAQTQGYIYFDPISNKSKH